A part of Lacibacter sp. H407 genomic DNA contains:
- a CDS encoding SusC/RagA family TonB-linked outer membrane protein: MPKFRFLQLRTLLLLFALTGFSSQSFSQEIKITGSVFDENNNPMKGATVSVKDSKVVSSTDAKGNFSITIPQGKNILVISFVGYETQEYTAGIESSITIKLEPSATTLNNVVVTALGFETKKDKLGYATNRISGEAVNNSGESGIIQALAGKSSGVRISRSNGDPGSGSQILIRGQSTITRSTDPLIVVDGVPISGDARGETAGGQIQQQSRLNDISMDDVANIQVLKGASAAALWGTRAANGVIVITTKKGSGGNKPTINFRSTVSFDQVSAFYDLQTTYGQGNNGVWAANAIRTWGDKIANRAGGDDILNTAGAYFVGNTGRTIYPITTKNSKETFVDKNYNDVFRTGHFLDNSISISGGDNKSNYFVSLSDLNQKGVARAGSDYRRTTFRINAGREFNKWLNFSNKTSYTLTNSNRLQGGINNAGLLIGLLRTPPDFDNSDYIGQYYSAPGGAFIPNRHRSYRNGLGSSTNPGFNNPLWVIHQLQNSTLVNRFINSAEINIKPVKWFTLTTRAGVDYFTDQQRNYFPYFTANWNAGQYNREEYSETQFNLDVIGRAEHDFTNKFSGNVLIGFNYNHLKTTTLGGQSQDFILRDGPQDLNNATPTNISTTDRYLKRITNAGYSSIGFAWDDQLFVNATGRIETASTFGELAAKTFFYPSSDIAWQFTKIKGLESLKWLSFGKLRASFGIVGVQPGSYNTMTNFTARSWTDGLGGALDPALYGTGSYLQNDDKGNPYLKPERKQEIEFGTDLRFFNNKVSLGFTVYQNETKDALISVTQSPATGFNTIYANAGTIENKGIELDLGYNVFQKNNWSLDVNMNWTRNRNLVTYLANTGSIDLGGSNGISSRAVEGYALGALFSNKFQRDSGGKFILDANGFPVLDPVAGVIGDPNPDWRAAFGFNLKYKIVYLNALFEHSQGGDVVNGTEAVLLDYGTSAATGFERTSDVALQTYRGTTIAAGTAFRGNIHNFGGGNVALDQSWYTGPGGFFGNIGEQFVEDATWTRLREVNLGVNLKNKWLNKKIGINSIGFELSGRNLLLISKVNGYDPDANNSGTTSGRGVVYFVNPPTRSFLGTIKLNF; this comes from the coding sequence ATGCCAAAATTCAGATTCTTACAGTTAAGAACGCTTTTGCTGTTATTTGCTCTGACGGGGTTTTCATCCCAATCTTTTAGTCAGGAAATAAAAATAACAGGCTCCGTTTTCGATGAGAACAACAACCCGATGAAAGGAGCAACAGTTTCCGTGAAGGATTCAAAAGTAGTTAGTTCCACCGATGCCAAAGGAAACTTTAGCATTACGATTCCACAGGGGAAAAATATCCTTGTAATAAGCTTCGTAGGTTACGAAACGCAAGAATATACAGCGGGTATTGAAAGCAGTATTACCATTAAACTGGAGCCTTCCGCTACAACGCTCAATAATGTGGTTGTTACAGCACTTGGCTTTGAAACGAAAAAGGATAAACTGGGTTATGCTACCAACAGGATCAGCGGTGAAGCAGTAAACAATTCAGGTGAATCCGGAATTATTCAGGCTTTGGCCGGTAAATCTTCAGGTGTAAGGATTTCACGTTCCAATGGTGATCCTGGAAGCGGTTCACAAATTTTGATTCGTGGTCAAAGTACAATCACCAGAAGTACCGACCCATTAATTGTTGTTGATGGAGTTCCCATTAGTGGAGATGCAAGAGGCGAAACAGCCGGTGGACAGATTCAGCAACAAAGCAGGCTTAACGACATAAGCATGGATGACGTTGCCAATATACAGGTGCTAAAGGGAGCATCAGCCGCTGCACTTTGGGGTACCCGTGCAGCCAATGGTGTGATCGTAATTACTACTAAAAAAGGAAGCGGTGGAAATAAGCCCACGATCAACTTTCGTTCAACTGTTTCATTCGATCAAGTGAGTGCTTTTTATGATCTGCAGACAACGTATGGTCAGGGGAATAATGGTGTTTGGGCAGCGAATGCCATTCGTACATGGGGTGATAAAATAGCTAACAGAGCAGGAGGTGATGATATCCTGAACACAGCAGGAGCTTATTTTGTTGGGAACACCGGCAGAACTATTTATCCTATCACTACTAAAAATTCTAAAGAAACTTTTGTTGACAAGAATTATAATGATGTTTTCAGAACAGGACATTTCTTAGATAATTCTATCAGCATCAGCGGTGGCGATAATAAATCTAATTATTTTGTAAGCCTTAGCGATCTCAACCAAAAAGGTGTGGCACGTGCAGGCAGTGATTACAGAAGAACAACCTTCCGGATAAATGCCGGTCGTGAATTCAATAAATGGTTGAACTTTTCAAATAAAACTTCTTATACATTAACGAATTCAAACCGTTTACAGGGCGGTATCAATAATGCAGGGTTACTCATTGGTTTACTGCGCACACCGCCTGATTTTGATAACTCCGATTATATTGGACAATACTATTCAGCTCCCGGTGGTGCATTTATTCCAAACCGTCATCGTTCATACAGAAATGGATTGGGTTCATCAACTAACCCCGGTTTTAATAATCCATTGTGGGTAATACATCAATTACAAAACAGCACGCTTGTAAACAGGTTTATCAATTCTGCTGAAATAAATATCAAACCTGTTAAATGGTTTACACTTACTACAAGAGCAGGGGTAGATTATTTCACCGATCAGCAGAGAAATTATTTTCCCTATTTCACAGCAAACTGGAATGCCGGGCAATACAACCGTGAAGAATATTCAGAAACACAATTCAACCTTGATGTTATTGGAAGAGCAGAACATGATTTCACCAATAAATTTTCGGGTAACGTCCTGATAGGGTTTAATTATAATCATTTAAAAACAACCACTCTTGGAGGTCAATCACAGGATTTTATTCTGCGGGACGGCCCACAGGATCTTAATAATGCTACACCAACAAATATTTCAACTACTGACAGATACCTGAAACGTATTACCAATGCGGGATATAGCAGTATTGGATTTGCATGGGATGATCAATTGTTTGTAAACGCAACAGGCAGAATTGAAACAGCTTCAACATTTGGTGAGCTTGCAGCAAAAACATTTTTTTATCCTTCTTCAGATATCGCCTGGCAATTTACAAAAATCAAAGGCCTTGAATCTCTCAAATGGTTGTCATTCGGTAAACTGCGAGCTTCATTTGGTATAGTAGGTGTTCAGCCGGGATCCTATAATACAATGACAAATTTTACTGCAAGATCCTGGACAGATGGACTTGGTGGTGCTCTTGATCCTGCATTGTATGGAACCGGTTCTTATTTACAAAATGATGATAAAGGCAATCCTTATTTGAAACCGGAAAGAAAACAGGAAATAGAGTTTGGTACTGATTTACGTTTCTTTAATAATAAGGTTTCATTAGGTTTCACCGTGTACCAAAACGAAACCAAGGATGCGTTGATATCCGTTACACAATCGCCGGCTACTGGTTTTAATACGATCTATGCTAATGCAGGAACCATTGAAAACAAAGGAATAGAGCTTGACCTTGGCTATAATGTATTTCAGAAGAACAACTGGTCATTGGATGTAAATATGAACTGGACCCGTAACCGTAATCTTGTTACTTACCTTGCTAACACCGGCTCTATCGATTTAGGAGGTAGTAACGGTATTTCTTCAAGAGCAGTTGAAGGATATGCTTTGGGTGCTTTATTCTCCAATAAATTTCAACGTGATAGTGGCGGTAAATTTATTCTTGATGCAAATGGATTTCCTGTACTGGATCCTGTTGCAGGAGTTATCGGTGATCCCAATCCTGATTGGAGAGCTGCTTTTGGTTTTAACCTGAAGTATAAGATCGTTTATCTGAATGCACTCTTTGAACACTCACAAGGTGGAGATGTAGTGAATGGAACTGAAGCGGTGTTACTTGATTACGGCACATCTGCTGCCACCGGTTTTGAAAGAACAAGTGATGTTGCTTTGCAAACATACAGGGGAACCACAATAGCAGCCGGCACAGCATTCAGAGGCAACATCCACAATTTTGGCGGCGGTAATGTTGCGCTTGATCAAAGCTGGTACACTGGTCCTGGTGGCTTTTTTGGAAATATTGGTGAGCAATTCGTTGAAGATGCAACCTGGACAAGATTAAGAGAAGTAAATCTTGGTGTAAATCTTAAAAACAAATGGTTAAACAAAAAGATAGGCATCAATTCCATCGGATTTGAATTGAGTGGCAGAAATCTTTTATTGATCAGTAAGGTAAACGGGTATGATCCTGATGCAAACAATTCAGGTACCACTTCGGGAAGGGGAGTTGTCTATTTTGTAAATCCTCCTACCCGTTCATTCCTCGGTACAATCAAACTCAACTTCTAA
- a CDS encoding SusD/RagB family nutrient-binding outer membrane lipoprotein: protein MKKYFISIGFIILLLSSCKKMVDGINQEPNNPTDADAATMLTSIMVGNINIQEGDLARFAGMWSGYFRGYTQQYDSYHQYAVITRNFDGAWQRIYSGVYKNIKILKQKATAVNNRRMLGVAQVIEANLMGTTAALWGDIPYSEAADENFPNPKFDSQASVYAALQTLLDSAIVNLNSSAFVSFAAQDIHFAGNMTRWIQTANTLKARYYLHVKDYAKALTSAQSGISSQANNFLAPHNNTNRGANNLYYQFLALDRPNWIDATGMYAVNLVNPSGNRYRGNTKTNERARYNYFYNSATNVNFSATGTGFFNHSTSFPMATYAENLLILAEADTRVNGFTAGLARLNTYRAYMNTGAYISTAYLTTGNWRYDPYVALDFAAAGIENGGTSPLPQDRALLREIMEERYVTFIGQIEGFNDFRRVFTENDIRVAVPLNFGTQFPQRFIYPQVEIDRNTSTPNPIPVLFDVTPVNR, encoded by the coding sequence ATGAAAAAATATTTCATAAGCATAGGGTTCATCATCTTGTTACTAAGCTCATGTAAGAAAATGGTTGATGGGATCAATCAGGAACCGAATAATCCAACTGATGCAGATGCAGCTACAATGCTTACCAGTATCATGGTTGGTAATATAAACATCCAGGAAGGAGACCTGGCCCGTTTTGCAGGTATGTGGTCGGGTTATTTCAGGGGCTATACCCAACAATATGATAGCTATCATCAATACGCTGTGATTACCCGCAACTTTGATGGAGCATGGCAACGAATCTATTCCGGCGTTTACAAGAACATCAAAATATTGAAACAAAAAGCGACTGCAGTAAACAACCGCCGTATGCTCGGAGTAGCACAAGTGATCGAAGCCAATTTAATGGGAACGACTGCAGCATTATGGGGAGATATTCCTTATAGTGAGGCTGCCGATGAAAATTTTCCAAATCCAAAATTTGACAGTCAAGCTTCTGTTTATGCTGCCTTACAAACCTTACTTGACAGTGCTATTGTAAATCTCAATTCATCAGCATTTGTAAGCTTTGCTGCTCAAGACATTCACTTTGCAGGGAATATGACACGCTGGATTCAAACAGCCAACACACTTAAAGCCCGTTACTATCTGCACGTAAAGGATTACGCAAAGGCATTGACTTCAGCACAGAGTGGTATCAGTTCACAGGCAAATAACTTTCTAGCGCCTCATAACAATACAAACAGAGGTGCTAACAATCTTTATTATCAATTTTTAGCATTAGACAGACCTAATTGGATTGATGCAACAGGCATGTATGCTGTAAACCTTGTTAATCCATCAGGAAACCGATATAGAGGGAACACAAAAACGAATGAACGGGCCCGCTACAATTATTTCTACAATAGCGCCACCAATGTGAATTTCAGCGCAACGGGAACCGGATTTTTTAATCACAGCACATCCTTTCCCATGGCTACATATGCTGAAAACCTTTTGATACTTGCAGAAGCTGATACAAGAGTAAATGGCTTTACTGCCGGTTTAGCAAGACTGAATACATACCGGGCTTATATGAATACAGGTGCTTATATAAGCACTGCATATTTAACTACAGGTAACTGGAGATACGACCCCTATGTTGCATTAGACTTTGCTGCAGCTGGAATAGAAAATGGCGGCACTTCACCTTTACCACAGGATAGAGCATTGCTGCGTGAGATCATGGAAGAACGTTATGTAACATTCATCGGGCAGATAGAAGGATTTAATGACTTCAGAAGAGTATTTACTGAAAATGATATTCGTGTAGCTGTTCCTTTAAATTTTGGAACACAGTTCCCGCAGCGTTTCATCTATCCGCAGGTTGAGATTGACAGGAATACATCAACTCCTAATCCCATACCCGTTTTGTTTGATGTAACACCTGTTAACAGATAA
- a CDS encoding alpha/beta hydrolase, with protein MQKILLILASTLVGFASYAQREVKLYKGRPPGNLDDTNREVHVKTERGRLDSVTIPSIAVFIPEKLDSSKTSVIICPGGGYRYLSIFDAGYQLARELNKVGIVAIVLKYRTQIEGYYQDFSKVPFNDFDRAIEIIKDSANNWKIDVTKMGVIGFSAGGHLAAFKTVHTTHFTPAFSVLVYPVISFMDELTSTRTVTRKMLIGDHPSESQKKIFSSELHVRPGINPCLLIHAQDDGGVIVQNSLAFYTALTNAKVKAQMLLYQEGGHGFAMHNKKQNDHWLPMAMNWLRFNKFLINN; from the coding sequence ATGCAAAAAATATTGCTCATACTTGCTTCTACATTAGTTGGATTCGCTTCCTATGCACAAAGAGAAGTAAAATTATATAAAGGAAGACCTCCGGGTAATCTTGATGATACTAACAGAGAAGTGCATGTTAAAACCGAACGTGGCAGATTAGATAGCGTAACTATTCCTTCGATTGCTGTATTTATACCAGAGAAATTAGATTCCAGTAAAACCTCGGTAATTATTTGTCCGGGCGGTGGCTATCGTTACCTCTCAATTTTTGATGCCGGCTATCAATTAGCCAGAGAATTAAATAAAGTTGGTATTGTAGCGATTGTATTAAAGTATCGTACACAAATAGAAGGGTATTATCAGGACTTTTCAAAAGTACCATTTAATGATTTTGACAGAGCGATCGAAATCATTAAGGATAGTGCCAATAACTGGAAAATAGATGTAACGAAAATGGGGGTTATTGGATTTTCTGCCGGCGGACATTTAGCAGCATTTAAAACAGTGCATACTACTCACTTCACTCCAGCTTTTAGTGTATTAGTTTATCCTGTCATAAGTTTTATGGATGAGCTGACGAGTACAAGAACAGTAACCAGAAAAATGTTGATTGGCGATCATCCTTCAGAAAGTCAGAAGAAAATATTTTCCAGTGAATTACATGTGCGTCCAGGAATAAACCCATGCCTGCTCATTCATGCGCAAGATGATGGAGGCGTTATTGTTCAAAACAGTTTGGCATTTTATACGGCACTCACCAATGCAAAAGTAAAAGCGCAAATGTTGTTATACCAGGAAGGAGGTCATGGTTTTGCAATGCATAATAAAAAGCAAAATGATCATTGGTTACCCATGGCAATGAATTGGCTTCGCTTCAATAAGTTTTTAATCAATAACTGA
- a CDS encoding dicarboxylate/amino acid:cation symporter, which yields MKYLRNLYVQVIIAIVIGILLGHFYPSFAKQLKPFGDAFIKLIKMIIAPVIFCTIVTGIAGMQDTKKVGRVGIKAILYFEVVTTFALIIGLFVVNILKPGAGMNIDPASLDAKSIEGYVTANESRSVADFFLHIIPDNIVNAISNSNLLQVLFFSVLLGFALSKIGDKAKPFLQTLQSFETGLFTVINFVMKVAPLGALGAMSFTIAKYGIGSLASLGQLMIAFYITCIVFVIGVLGSILKYTGYNIFRLLSYLKEELLIVLGTSSSEAALPSLIKKLEKAGCSEPVVGLVVPTGYSFNLDGTSIYLTMAAVFLAQATNTPLDISHQITLLLVLLLTSKGAAGVTGSGFITLAATLPVVGHIPVAAIALILGIDRFMSEGRALTNFIGNAVATIVVAKWEKEIDVNVYDSVVEKKTVVVNKVYKKTA from the coding sequence TTGAAATATTTACGCAACCTATATGTGCAGGTTATAATTGCCATAGTCATTGGTATCTTGTTGGGTCATTTTTATCCTTCATTTGCCAAACAGCTAAAACCATTTGGGGATGCTTTTATTAAGTTGATTAAAATGATCATTGCCCCTGTTATTTTTTGCACCATCGTAACAGGCATAGCCGGTATGCAGGATACCAAAAAAGTTGGCAGGGTAGGAATAAAAGCAATACTGTATTTTGAAGTAGTTACAACCTTTGCTTTAATTATCGGGCTCTTTGTTGTCAATATTCTTAAGCCCGGAGCAGGAATGAATATCGACCCTGCAAGTTTAGATGCCAAATCAATTGAAGGGTATGTAACTGCGAATGAGAGCAGAAGTGTTGCTGATTTTTTTCTGCATATTATTCCCGATAATATTGTTAATGCTATTTCTAACAGTAATCTGCTGCAGGTTTTATTTTTTTCTGTACTGCTTGGTTTTGCGTTGTCTAAAATAGGTGACAAAGCCAAGCCTTTTTTGCAAACTCTCCAGTCTTTTGAAACAGGTTTGTTCACCGTCATCAATTTTGTAATGAAGGTGGCGCCATTAGGAGCGTTGGGTGCCATGAGTTTTACTATTGCTAAGTATGGTATTGGTTCACTGGCTTCACTTGGCCAGCTCATGATTGCGTTTTATATCACCTGTATTGTTTTTGTAATTGGAGTACTGGGTTCAATTTTAAAATATACAGGCTATAATATTTTCCGTTTGTTAAGTTATTTGAAAGAAGAATTGTTGATCGTATTGGGTACATCATCATCAGAAGCAGCCTTGCCCAGCTTAATAAAAAAACTGGAAAAAGCAGGATGTTCAGAACCGGTTGTTGGATTGGTAGTGCCAACAGGTTATTCGTTTAATCTCGATGGCACATCCATATATCTTACAATGGCTGCTGTATTTCTGGCCCAGGCCACCAATACACCATTAGACATCAGTCATCAAATTACACTACTGCTGGTGTTGTTACTTACTTCAAAAGGTGCAGCAGGTGTTACAGGAAGCGGTTTTATTACATTGGCAGCAACATTACCTGTCGTTGGTCATATACCGGTAGCTGCAATTGCTTTGATCTTGGGTATAGACCGGTTTATGAGTGAAGGCAGAGCACTCACCAATTTCATTGGCAATGCAGTTGCTACGATAGTAGTTGCTAAATGGGAGAAGGAAATTGATGTGAATGTTTATGACAGTGTAGTTGAGAAAAAAACAGTAGTAGTAAATAAAGTGTACAAAAAAACCGCATAA
- the pckA gene encoding phosphoenolpyruvate carboxykinase (ATP), which yields MELLSKYGISDRIILRNSNPAVLYAMAIKYEESAEITDVGALSLRSGAKTGRSPKDKRIVADVDTEKDIWWGDVNIKMDDKTFLINRQRAIDYFNTRTRLYVIDGYAGWDEENRLKVRIICTRAYHALFMHNMLIRPTAEQLENFGDPDFVIYNAGEFPANIHTSYMASRTSIDFSFEEKEVIILGTEYAGEMKKGIFTIMNYLMPKKGVLSMHCSANESTTGDLSLFFGLSGTGKTTLSADAGRRLIGDDEHCWNDNGVFNIEGGCYAKVIDITRDKEPEIFSAIKFGTVLENIEVDPVTAKADYTSIRFTENTRASYPLEFINNVKIPAKGGHPTNIIFLTCDAYGILPPVSKLTPEQAMYHFISGYTAKMAGTEMGVTKPEATFSACFGAAFLVWHPAKYAELLAEKINKFKTNVWLINTGWIKGSFGKGERISLKNTRAIIDAIHSGTLANAEFQKENIFQLSIPKTCGEVDATILNPRTAWTSIDEYETEARKLAQKFIENFRKYERESNNAIRSAGPIIRNTEHV from the coding sequence ATGGAACTACTTTCAAAATACGGAATATCAGATCGTATAATACTTCGAAATTCAAATCCGGCCGTTCTTTATGCCATGGCAATTAAATATGAAGAAAGCGCTGAGATCACCGATGTTGGAGCTTTGTCATTACGATCGGGTGCAAAAACAGGGAGAAGTCCAAAAGATAAACGCATTGTAGCAGATGTAGATACTGAAAAAGATATTTGGTGGGGAGATGTTAATATCAAAATGGATGATAAAACATTTCTCATTAACAGACAACGGGCCATTGATTATTTTAATACCCGAACACGCCTTTATGTTATTGATGGCTATGCAGGATGGGACGAAGAAAATCGGTTGAAGGTGCGGATCATTTGCACAAGGGCTTATCATGCCTTGTTCATGCATAATATGCTCATAAGACCAACTGCAGAGCAGCTTGAAAATTTCGGCGATCCTGACTTTGTTATTTACAATGCGGGAGAATTTCCGGCCAATATTCATACATCTTATATGGCATCAAGAACAAGTATTGATTTCAGTTTCGAAGAAAAGGAAGTGATCATACTGGGTACTGAATATGCGGGTGAGATGAAGAAAGGAATATTCACCATCATGAATTACCTGATGCCCAAAAAGGGAGTGTTGAGTATGCATTGTTCGGCTAACGAATCAACAACGGGAGATCTGTCATTATTTTTCGGACTGAGTGGTACAGGAAAAACCACGTTGTCTGCAGATGCAGGCAGACGATTAATTGGTGATGATGAACACTGCTGGAATGATAATGGAGTATTTAATATTGAAGGAGGATGCTATGCGAAGGTGATAGATATTACCCGGGATAAAGAACCGGAAATTTTTAGCGCCATCAAATTCGGGACAGTACTCGAAAATATAGAAGTTGATCCTGTCACAGCAAAAGCCGATTATACATCAATCAGGTTCACAGAAAATACAAGAGCTTCTTACCCGCTTGAATTTATTAATAATGTAAAAATTCCGGCGAAAGGCGGACATCCTACCAATATTATTTTTCTTACTTGTGATGCGTATGGAATCCTTCCTCCTGTTTCAAAGTTAACTCCTGAACAAGCCATGTATCATTTCATTAGTGGTTACACAGCTAAAATGGCCGGAACCGAAATGGGTGTTACCAAACCGGAAGCCACCTTTTCTGCCTGCTTTGGGGCAGCGTTTCTTGTATGGCATCCTGCAAAATATGCTGAATTGCTTGCCGAAAAAATAAACAAATTCAAAACGAATGTATGGTTAATAAATACCGGATGGATCAAAGGGTCATTTGGAAAGGGAGAGCGAATTTCTTTGAAGAATACAAGAGCCATTATTGATGCTATTCATAGTGGAACGTTGGCGAATGCAGAATTTCAAAAAGAAAATATTTTTCAACTAAGTATTCCAAAAACCTGCGGGGAGGTTGATGCAACAATTCTTAATCCACGTACAGCATGGACTTCAATTGATGAATATGAAACCGAAGCCAGGAAATTGGCGCAGAAATTCATCGAGAATTTCAGGAAGTATGAACGTGAAAGCAACAACGCAATACGATCAGCCGGTCCAATTATCCGGAATACAGAACATGTATGA
- a CDS encoding tartrate dehydrogenase: MKYKIAVIPGDGIGKEVIPASLRVLDKLSTLCGFELDYIHYDYSCELYKRTGNMMPDDGIARLSDSDAIFLGAVGYPGVPDHISLWGLLIPIRRAFQQYVNIRPVRLLKGIQSPLRNPGEIDFVIIRENNEGEYSSIGGKIHEGTTYEAVIQESVFTKMGVDRIMKYAFELAGKRKKKLASATKSNGIIHTMTYWDERFEEIGKNYQHIERSKFHIDILCAQFVQHPDWFDVVVASNLFGDILSDLGPSVVGGLGIAPGANLNPEKKFPSMFEPVHGSAPDIAGKNIANPIASFWTAQMMLEHLGEQDAADLLMKAIEKTTSAREVLTRDLGGKAFTSEVTDEIVKHLDSIH; encoded by the coding sequence ATGAAATATAAAATAGCAGTAATTCCCGGAGATGGAATTGGAAAGGAAGTAATTCCTGCATCACTTCGTGTGTTAGATAAATTAAGTACCCTTTGTGGTTTTGAACTTGACTACATACACTACGATTATTCCTGTGAATTGTATAAACGCACAGGTAACATGATGCCTGATGATGGTATTGCCCGACTATCTGATTCGGATGCTATTTTTTTAGGAGCAGTGGGTTATCCGGGTGTTCCCGATCACATTTCACTTTGGGGTTTATTAATTCCTATTCGTCGTGCTTTTCAGCAATATGTAAACATTCGTCCAGTAAGATTATTAAAAGGAATTCAATCTCCATTAAGAAACCCTGGTGAAATTGACTTTGTAATTATTCGTGAAAACAATGAAGGCGAGTATTCCAGTATTGGAGGGAAGATCCATGAAGGAACGACCTATGAGGCAGTAATTCAGGAATCTGTTTTCACGAAAATGGGTGTTGACAGGATCATGAAATATGCATTTGAGCTAGCTGGAAAGAGAAAGAAAAAACTTGCAAGTGCTACCAAGTCAAATGGTATCATTCACACGATGACTTATTGGGATGAACGATTCGAAGAGATTGGAAAAAATTATCAGCACATTGAACGATCCAAATTTCATATTGACATCCTGTGTGCACAATTTGTTCAACATCCTGATTGGTTTGATGTAGTGGTAGCCAGTAATCTCTTCGGAGATATTTTGTCTGATCTTGGTCCTTCGGTAGTTGGTGGATTGGGTATAGCACCTGGTGCTAATCTCAACCCGGAAAAGAAATTTCCAAGTATGTTTGAACCGGTGCATGGCAGTGCGCCTGATATAGCCGGAAAAAACATCGCAAATCCCATTGCAAGTTTTTGGACAGCACAAATGATGCTGGAACATTTAGGTGAGCAGGATGCAGCTGATCTGTTAATGAAGGCAATTGAAAAAACAACAAGTGCAAGAGAAGTATTAACACGGGATCTTGGAGGTAAAGCTTTTACTTCAGAAGTTACAGATGAAATAGTAAAGCATCTGGATAGCATTCATTAA
- a CDS encoding LacI family DNA-binding transcriptional regulator, which translates to MKSSIVSANEFRIKSLFSLVFIRKQYEIAHSFLGHCFEKHDLWSWSYIYWIIMDKLDLKKLAKELNLSPSSVSRALRDSHEISSETRDRVKALAAKWGYQPNPHASSLRKSTSKTIAVILPEIQNNFFAQALNGVEEVAKEKGYHVLIYLTHEDNEREKEILNLSRNGRVDGIMISVANTTTDFDHLEACRASGMPLVFFDRVCEVMKSPRITSDDEEAAFKGTEVLLKKGCRKIAFLSLADNLSISKRRIAGYERALSKYHVADNRLVVECGIDEESNRVKIRELLSGNDKPDAIFAAIEKFAVNTYEVCNELKVIVPSQLKVICFSNLSAAALFNPPLSTIVQPAYEIGKKSADVLFKIIEKKTLLPNDKKISISSQIIERRSTSR; encoded by the coding sequence TTGAAATCTTCGATAGTTTCAGCAAACGAGTTCAGGATAAAAAGTCTTTTTTCACTAGTTTTCATACGAAAACAGTATGAAATTGCACATTCTTTTTTAGGACACTGCTTTGAAAAGCATGACCTTTGGAGTTGGTCTTACATTTACTGGATTATTATGGATAAACTGGATCTCAAGAAATTAGCAAAAGAACTTAATCTTTCCCCTTCCTCTGTTTCACGTGCTTTGAGGGATAGTCATGAAATTAGTAGTGAAACAAGGGATCGGGTAAAAGCACTTGCTGCAAAATGGGGTTATCAGCCAAATCCCCATGCCAGCAGTTTGCGAAAAAGTACAAGCAAAACAATTGCAGTGATCCTGCCGGAAATACAGAATAACTTTTTCGCACAGGCGTTGAATGGTGTGGAAGAGGTAGCAAAAGAAAAGGGCTATCATGTATTGATTTATTTAACACATGAAGACAATGAACGGGAAAAAGAGATTCTCAATTTATCCCGTAACGGCAGAGTAGATGGAATTATGATTTCTGTGGCGAATACAACAACTGACTTTGATCATCTGGAGGCCTGCCGTGCATCCGGAATGCCACTCGTTTTTTTTGACAGGGTATGTGAAGTGATGAAGTCGCCAAGGATAACTTCCGACGATGAAGAAGCTGCTTTCAAAGGAACGGAAGTATTGCTGAAAAAAGGATGTAGAAAAATTGCATTTTTATCGTTGGCGGATAACTTATCCATCAGCAAGCGCCGGATTGCAGGATATGAAAGAGCACTTTCAAAATATCATGTAGCAGATAACAGATTAGTTGTGGAGTGTGGAATTGACGAGGAAAGTAACAGGGTTAAGATTCGTGAGCTGTTGTCTGGGAACGATAAACCTGACGCTATTTTTGCAGCAATTGAAAAGTTTGCTGTTAATACATATGAAGTTTGCAATGAACTTAAAGTAATAGTGCCATCGCAGCTAAAGGTCATTTGCTTTTCGAATTTATCTGCAGCTGCTTTGTTTAATCCTCCTTTATCAACAATTGTTCAGCCTGCTTATGAAATTGGCAAAAAGTCGGCTGATGTTCTGTTCAAAATCATTGAAAAGAAAACCTTGCTTCCGAATGATAAGAAGATATCGATCTCTTCACAAATCATTGAGCGCAGATCAACTTCCAGGTAA